The proteins below are encoded in one region of Thermodesulfobacteriota bacterium:
- a CDS encoding sigma-54 dependent transcriptional regulator, with translation MRYKILVIDDEPILRDSLEVALTSQGYEVSIAPTGEEGLELFEKDPPDLVILDHWLPGMNGDEVLRRIKEQEPEVPIVMMTAQGSIELAVQAMKLGAFDFIVKPFELEQIEDLVRRGLERIRLKKELEWLRAQYQEKFRSGGIVGASPKMREVLELAERVAQGSETTVLIEGETGTGKELLAEYIHFLSPRSSFPFIPINCGAIPKDLFESELFGYERGAFTGALEKGKPGKVEAAEKGTLFLDEVGELSPSAQVKVLRVLESKEYFRVGSVEKRRADVRVIAATNKDLEAEVKRGHFRDDLYFRLNVVKLSIPPLRERKEDILPLFRFFMGRYNEQFKKGFIRLSKEAEEVILGYPWPGNVRELRNTVERVVLL, from the coding sequence ATGCGATATAAAATTCTGGTCATCGATGACGAACCCATCCTTCGAGACTCTCTGGAGGTGGCCCTGACCAGTCAGGGCTATGAAGTCTCGATAGCGCCGACCGGAGAAGAAGGCCTCGAACTTTTTGAGAAGGATCCGCCCGACCTCGTCATCCTTGACCACTGGCTCCCGGGCATGAACGGAGACGAAGTCCTCCGTCGGATCAAAGAGCAAGAGCCGGAGGTGCCCATCGTGATGATGACGGCTCAGGGGTCGATCGAGCTGGCCGTCCAAGCGATGAAATTGGGGGCCTTCGATTTCATCGTCAAACCTTTCGAGCTGGAACAGATCGAGGACCTCGTGAGAAGGGGTCTCGAACGGATTCGTTTAAAAAAGGAGTTGGAGTGGCTCCGGGCCCAATACCAGGAGAAATTCCGCTCCGGGGGGATCGTGGGCGCAAGCCCGAAGATGAGAGAAGTCCTCGAACTCGCAGAGCGGGTGGCTCAGGGGTCGGAAACGACCGTGCTCATTGAAGGGGAGACCGGGACGGGAAAAGAGCTGCTGGCTGAATATATCCACTTTTTAAGCCCCCGTTCTTCTTTCCCCTTCATCCCGATCAATTGCGGCGCCATCCCAAAGGACCTTTTCGAGAGCGAACTTTTTGGCTATGAGAGGGGGGCCTTCACCGGTGCCCTTGAAAAAGGGAAACCGGGGAAGGTAGAGGCGGCCGAGAAAGGGACGCTCTTTCTCGACGAGGTAGGCGAGCTTTCTCCCTCGGCACAGGTGAAGGTCTTAAGGGTCCTCGAATCGAAGGAGTACTTTCGGGTGGGATCGGTGGAGAAGCGGAGGGCCGATGTGCGGGTCATCGCGGCGACGAATAAGGATTTGGAAGCCGAGGTGAAGCGGGGCCATTTTCGGGACGATCTTTACTTCAGGCTAAACGTGGTCAAGCTTTCAATCCCCCCTTTGAGAGAGCGAAAGGAGGACATCCTCCCCCTCTTTCGGTTCTTCATGGGACGATATAACGAGCAATTCAAGAAAGGTTTTATTCGTCTTTCAAAAGAGGCAGAAGAGGTCATCCTCGGCTATCCCTGGCCAGGAAACGTTCGGGAGCTGAGAAATACGGTCGAACGGGTTGTCCTCCTCGA
- a CDS encoding PAS domain S-box protein, with protein MHREIRLLIAEGDADFIEMVKTSLEESGGSYHLEVVSTGEACLKKLQEERFDLLLLDHSLPDGSGLGWLRRINESGLGVPTIFVSAKGDPEMSLQAMKEGVFDYINRSAECAKAFPFVLHRAIEGYHLMVEKVRLQKELIEAKNFLESIVEKAGDAISVVDLEGKILYWNEGAEQIYGYRKEEALGKRLSDLLLPLEEKTRVEEERVLNDLMARVRQGEAIPNVVAKRRTRDGKEIVTSMTISPLRDAEGRVIGATRICKDITEMKKVEERLLLMERLTSLGELTAGVAHELRNPLAGIKINTQVLLRKKDLPEMERRLLENTLEGIGKIQKIVEDMLHFAKPKAARFKEEEINDVVEDSLAIFKTKLKKGNIALLFEKGQGLPKVWIDAHQIQQVLTNLMLNAIQAMDRGGTLSLRTFQEDGGVGVEVKDTGTGIPKAHLKKIFDPFFTTKSDGTGLGLSITLKILEGHGATIDVESEEGRGSTFTIHLPVERKDAI; from the coding sequence TTGCACCGGGAGATTCGGCTCCTCATCGCGGAAGGGGATGCAGATTTCATCGAGATGGTCAAGACCTCCTTGGAGGAATCGGGAGGCTCTTATCACCTCGAGGTCGTCTCCACGGGCGAGGCCTGTCTCAAGAAGCTTCAGGAAGAGCGGTTCGATCTCCTTTTGTTGGACCATTCCCTTCCCGATGGGAGCGGGCTTGGGTGGCTTCGTCGGATCAATGAATCGGGCCTCGGGGTTCCCACGATCTTCGTCTCGGCCAAAGGAGATCCCGAGATGTCCCTTCAGGCGATGAAGGAGGGGGTGTTCGACTATATCAACCGATCTGCGGAGTGCGCCAAGGCCTTCCCGTTTGTCCTCCATCGGGCCATCGAGGGTTACCACCTGATGGTGGAGAAGGTCAGGCTCCAGAAAGAGTTGATCGAGGCCAAAAACTTTTTAGAGTCGATCGTCGAAAAGGCGGGGGATGCCATTTCGGTCGTCGATCTCGAAGGGAAGATCCTTTATTGGAACGAAGGGGCGGAGCAGATTTACGGGTATCGGAAGGAGGAGGCCCTCGGGAAGAGGTTATCCGATCTTCTTCTCCCCCTCGAGGAGAAGACACGGGTGGAGGAGGAACGGGTGCTGAACGATCTGATGGCCCGGGTCAGGCAGGGAGAGGCCATCCCCAATGTCGTGGCCAAGAGGCGGACCAGAGACGGAAAGGAGATCGTGACGAGCATGACGATCTCCCCCCTTCGGGACGCCGAGGGAAGGGTCATCGGGGCCACCCGGATCTGTAAGGATATCACCGAGATGAAGAAGGTGGAGGAACGTCTGCTTCTGATGGAGCGGTTGACCTCCCTCGGTGAGTTGACCGCCGGGGTCGCCCACGAGCTCCGCAATCCCCTGGCCGGGATAAAAATCAACACCCAGGTTCTCCTCCGGAAAAAGGACCTTCCGGAGATGGAGAGAAGGCTCCTCGAAAACACTTTGGAAGGCATCGGAAAGATCCAGAAAATCGTCGAGGATATGCTCCATTTCGCCAAGCCTAAAGCCGCCCGTTTCAAGGAAGAGGAGATCAACGACGTGGTGGAAGATTCCCTGGCCATTTTTAAAACGAAATTGAAAAAGGGGAATATCGCCCTCCTTTTCGAAAAAGGCCAGGGGCTTCCCAAGGTCTGGATCGATGCGCACCAGATCCAACAGGTCCTCACCAATCTCATGCTCAATGCCATTCAGGCCATGGACCGGGGCGGGACCCTGAGCTTGAGGACCTTCCAGGAGGATGGGGGGGTGGGCGTCGAGGTCAAGGATACGGGCACGGGGATCCCGAAAGCCCATCTGAAGAAGATCTTCGATCCCTTCTTCACGACTAAATCCGACGGAACAGGCCTCGGGCTCTCCATCACCCTGAAGATCTTGGAGGGCCATGGCGCCACGATCGATGTGGAGAGCGAGGAGGGGAGGGGTTCTACCTTCACCATCCATCTGCCCGTGGAAAGAAAGGATGCGATATAA